CACAATATAATAAATAATGCCATATACGCAGCTAACCGCTCCGGCTTCTGTAACCGTACAAAATCCGCCGTATATTGAACCGTAAATTATAATCGGCATTAATAATGCGGGGAATGCAAATACCGTAGTTTTTACAATATCCCTCAGCCGAACCGAAAATGTAATATCAGTTTTTCCAAGTTTCGTCTGAAGTCTTGCAATTCTGAAATAGTTGACCAGACAATATCCAACTGCAAAAATAATTGCCGGGCCAATAGTGGCCATCCAAATTTCCGAAATCTTTGATCCGGAAGCTAACGAATACATAATTCCGGGAACGGATGGCGGAATCAAAATACCCAAAAAACAGGTGGCAGCTAAAAGCGCAGATACATATGCATTCGGATAATTTTCTTTTTTTAATTCAGGAACCATCATTTTACCGATAGCGCTAATAGTTGCCATCGCCGAGCCGGTCAGTACACCAAAGGCCATACACGCGAAAATCGTAATAAGACCGGTAGCACCCCTTACTCTTCCAACAAAAGACTTAATCCAGTTAATCAGCATTCTCGAAATACCGCTGTATTCCATGATCACACCGGCAAAAATATAAAACGGAATTGCCAAGAATGAAAAACTATCAATTCCTGAAAATGAAAACTGTGGAACAATAGTCACCTGAATTCCTGCATAAAGTAACACAAGCAGCGAAGATGTTCCTAATGCATATGAAACAGGCATTTTAAACAAGATCGCAATCAACATAAAAGAAATCAAAAAAATCAGTAATGCATTTAGCACAGACACTATTACACCCCCTGTCAACTATCTTCCTACAACTTATTGTCTGAGAATTCCATCTGTCTTTTTTTATCTTCCGAATCCGTAACCTCAACCAAAAACATATAAAAACAATGTAACGCAGCCATTACAGTGCCAATAAACACCGGGAGATAGATCAGTCCCATTGGAATATGCATTGTCGGGGATGTCTGTACTGTTGAAAAAATTTTCATCATATAATCCCAGAATATTTTTGCAAAAATGAGCTGAAAAGCAAAAGTTGAAATAATCGCTGCATATGTAATGAATTTCGTTCCACCGGTTCGTATAGGATCTTTAGACTTATCAAATACTTGCTGTAATATATCAATCTCCGTATGTTGTCCGTAATATACCGCATATGCTGATCCGATATACGTTAACCATATGAACAAATATCTTGTAAGTTCTTCAGCCCATGGAACTGAAATAAAGAAAAAATATCTACATACCACCTCAATAAAAATGCACGCAACAAGAAATGCTGTAATTATTCCCAAGATGATGGTTTCAATTCCTATCATCCCATCATTAAGTTTTTTAGCAAACTTCATGAACAAAGACATTGCCCCTCCTTATTAAAAGAGGGTGATCTTCGCTTAAATTAAACCTCAGACCACCCATTGCTTCAAAACAGATAAGGATTATTTCGCCTTTTTGTAATCACCGCTGATAATGGGATCCATGATATCGTGTCCATATTTTTCGACAGATTCATCCCAAATTTGTTTATATATATTCTGCAGTTGCGCTTTCATATCATCAGAAGGCTGATCAACGGTCCACTGTCCACTTTTTACACCGTCATCCATTAACTTCCGTGTTTTACCATTAAAAAATATCGTGAAATCATCCGATACTTTCTGTGCACACTCTTTAAAGATCTCTTTATCGTCATCGCTTAATTTATTCCAGAATGGCTCTCCGGCGAGAAAGCAACCTCCGGAATAGCAATAATTTAACTCCGTAATGTGTTTAATGACATCCGTTATACCCTGATTTGTATAATTAAAGACTGCGTTATCAAGACCGTCGACAGTACCTGTTTGCAATGCATTCAATACTTCAGAACCGGAAATCATTACAGGAAGAGCGCCGCACTTTTCATAGAAGCTTACAACAGAGGCAACGGAAGGAGTTCGGATTTTCATTCCTTTTAAATCAGCCATTTCTGTTACAGAACGCTTAATATTACCAACCTGGCGGAACCCGTTACAATAAGAAGATATTCTTATCAGCTGATTTTGTGCCATAATATCTGCAACTTGATCGGCAATCCATCCGTGATCGTATACTTTCCGTGCATCTTCGTTATCGCTAACCAATCCGGGAAGCCATGCAAAGCCCAACTTCCCATCCAATACTCCGTCCATTGTCATATCATCACTCATGAGAACATCCAGCGTCCCCATGTGAAGCATTTGGGCGGCATCTGCACCGGTACCGAGAGAACCCGCTGCAATAATATTACCGACATATCTTCCATTTGTTTTTTTCTGAACCAATTCGGCAAACTGTTCTACATATGGAGCTCGATCACCTGTAACATCCGCCGTTACAGTGAAAGTAACGGCATTAGCAGATGTAGCCGCATTTCCGGATTTTTTTCCGCATCCTGCCAGACTTCCTACAATCATAGCCGTAGAAAATGCCAACACCCCAAGTTTACATACGTTCTTCATAAAATCCTCCTATAATTATTGTCAATTACGACAAATACTTTTGGGCTCTCCGGCCATCTCTTAACTGCGTTTAATCTGCTAATTTTGAAATGGGATACTACTCCCTTGTCTTAAAATAGACGGAATATAGGATCCTGTTGGCGGCATAATCGGATCATGCGCGGTAAAATAACTACACGAATCCGCCGCACCGGTTAAGTCATCCGTAATCTCTGTTAATTCCATGTTTTTGTTCATATGTTTGATATATGTTCTTTATCGCCTATATATTAGTTCGTTTTCTGGCAATTGTCAATATAAATCAATATATTTTTCATTATTTTATATGGCACGGTGCGTAAAATGTTCGAACGAACATATTGATGCACTAACCATCGCAACATGACTTATTGCATATAAACCGGCAAAAAAAACAGTTCCTAAACATTTAGTCAGGAACTGTCAGCTATCGAAACCCTTCTCTAAAATTACGCGAAGGAGAAAATGTCAATTTTCGACTGAGTGCAATTTGTGCGCATAAGCGTACAGTTATAAAAGAGCTTTCGAAAGAAAACTCGAAGCTAAAAGCGTCGCGTTATTTTAACGGTACTTTTAACCCTTCGATACACCGCAGCGCTTTTTCCGTATTTCGTTCGAGAGCGGAAAGGGATAAAGCATTGCGCAGCTTGACGATGGGTATACCGGTTTGTTCGTAACTTCGGTACAAACCGCGCTGGGCACGGAAACGTTTGCAGATCGCGCGTACGGCATCTCCGTCGCGTTTTTTTGCACGTAAAAGGCGTACCAAAAAGGGCGCTTCGACGTAAAGGATCGCGCGGCACATGTGCATGAGAGTCGGCGTTTTGTAGAGTACGGCTGCGTTGAGCGCGATGTTTTTCGCCTCATGCGAATCGATTTTTTGCATCGCGCATTTTTCGATTGCGGGATAGACGATCGCTTCCTGTTTTGCAAGCAGCGACGCATCGGAAAAGACGAGCTTCCCGAGCGAGCGCCTGTCGACGCTTCCATCCGAACGCACGATATCGATACCGCGTTTTTGTGCATCCTGCGAAAAGGTACGGATGATTTTATCGGCTTCGCTCTCTATCGCCTCGTGGACGAGGGCGTCCGCGTCGATGCAAAGCCAGCCGCGCTTTTCAAGCAGCTTTGCCGCCGCATTTTTCCCCGCCGCCATGGGGCCCGTAATGCAGATGATCAATGGAAGGCTCCCCAGTTTTTACCCGCTTCGATCGAAACGCGGAGCGGAACCGAAAGTTTTACCGCGCTTTCCATTTTATTGCGTATCATGTCGATCGTCGCATCGAGGACGGATTTTTCCGACGGGCATTCGAAGATGAGTTCGTCGTGCACTTGGAGCAAAAGGCGGGCGCCGTTTTTTTCTTTTCGGAGAGCGGCGTCCACGTCGAGCATCGCCTGTTTTACGATGTCCGCCGCGCTTCCCTGTACGGGCGTATTTACCGCGATGCGTTCGGCTGCAGCTTTTTCCGTTTTGTTTTTCGAATTAATATTAATAATTTTTCTGCGTCGTCCGAAAATCGTTTCGACGTATCCGTGCGTTTCGGCAAAGGAAATCGTCGAATCGATAAAATGTCTGATCGACGAATACTGCGTAAAATAATGTTCGATAAACGAAGCGGCCTGCGTTCGTGAAATGCCCAAATCGCGCGCGAGGCGGAATGCGCTCATGCCGTAGATGATGCCGAAATTGATCGTCTTTGCAATGCGTCTTTCGTCCGCCGTAACTTTTTCCGGAGGCGTCGAAAATAAAAGGGATGCCGTTGCGCGGTGGATGTCCACGCCCTCGCTGAACGCTTTGCACATGTTTTTGTCGCCCGAAAGGTGTGCGAGGACGACGAGTTCGATCTGCGAATAATCGGCCGAAATGAGATGCGTATTCGGCAAAGCGGTAAAGGCTGAGCGGATTCTCCTGCCGTCTTCGTTCCGCACCGGAATGTTTTGCAAGTTCGGATCGCGCGATGAAAGCCGTCCGGTCGCCGTTCCCGTCTGCATATAGTTCGTGTGCAAACGTTTGTTTTTATCGCAGAGTTTCGGCAGCGCTTCGACGTAGGTCGACTGCAGCTTTGTCTTTTCACGATATGTGAGAATTTTTTGCGGCACCGGATGATAAGCCGAAAGTTCTTCGAGCACCGTCGTGTCCGTCGAATAACCGGTTTTCGTCTTTTTGCCGTGCGGCAATTTCAATTCTTCGAATAAAATTTCCTGCAGCTGTTTCGGAGAAGCGATATTGAATTCGTGTCCGACGATTTCGTATATTTCTTTTTGCACCGTTTCGATTTCACCGGTGAGTTCGGCGTCGTATTTGTCGAGCGCTTTTGTGTTTACGTGGATGCCGCGCAGTTCCATTTCCGCGAGGATAGGAAGCAGCTTCATTTCGACGTCGGTAAATAAATTTAATAATTTATTTTTTTCAAGCCGTTCGCGGAAAAGATGCCAAAGCTGCAGCGTAAAATCGGCGTCTTCGGCACCGTAGTCGGCGGCTTTGTCGAGCGGTACATCGGCAAAGCTTCCTCCTTTGGGTACGATATCGTCGTATTCGATGCCCGAAAGCGAGAGCTTTCTCTCCGCAAGATATTCGAGCGCGTACGAAGCTCCTCCCGTTTTATCCGGATCGAGCAGCCACGCGGCGACCATCGTGTCGGCGATTTTGCACGAAGGGGAGGGGTAGTCTCCGCCTTTGAGTGCGATGCCGTTCGTGCGAAGCACTTCGTAATCGAATTTACCGTTGTGCATGACGACGGTGATGTCTTTGTCGGTAAAAAGCCGTGCGATCTGCACAAGCGCATCCTGCTTTGAAATGAGCGGGCCTGAAAAAAGCGCGTCGGTGAGTACAAGCGGAACGTAGACTGCTTTGCCGGGTATCGTGCACAGCGAAAAGCCGACGAGAGAAGCGCTCATCGTGTCGAGACTGTCCGTTTCGCAGTCGAAAGCGGCGCATTTTTCTTTCGATGCGATAATGCCGTCGACGATTTTTTTGAGTTCTTCGATATCGGTTACGGCGCGGTATTCGCCTTTGTTTTTCGTAAGCGGCTTGAGCATCGGAACTTCTTCCGTATCGGGTTCCTGTTCGGAAGATTCGTATTTTGTCCTTCCGTTTTCTTCATCTTCAGCGCTTGCCTCGTTTTTCCGCGCCGGATGAGCGCCTTTTTTCGCTGCAGAGGCTTTTCGCGCTTCGTCCGTTTCGATGCCTGTGCTTCCGTTTTCCGCTGCGAGAGCGGCATAGGATTTTGCGACGGTAGGCGCTTCGTAAAATGAAAGCTTTTCCGCGGCGGCATTGAAATCGAACGAAACGGGAGGAATCGCATCTTCGAGGTTTTTTACGCACGGCACGTCGTAACATAATTTTATTAATTTTTGTGAAAAATACGCGTCGTCTTTTCCCGCCCGCAGCTTTTCACCCGCGGCTCCCTTTATTTCATCCGCATGTGCGAAAATGTTGTCGAGGTTTCCGTACGCGTCGATGTATTTGCACGCGGTTTTCGGCCCGACGCCTTTTACGCCCGGCACGTTGTCCGATGCGTCTCCGATAAGCGAAAGCAGATCGAGCATTTGTTCGGGAAGGACGCCCCATTCGGCTTTAACGCCGTTCGAATCGATCGCTTTCCAAATGAGGGCGGTATCGGGTTTTAAAATCTGCGTCGTGCCGTTTACAAGCTGCATCAAATCTTTGTCGCCCGAAAGGATGCGGCACGTGCGCCCGCTTGCCGCCGCCTTTGCCGCAACCGTTGCGATGATATCGTCGGCTTCGTAGCCGTCGCACTGCAGGATCGGAATGCCGAGAGATGCGAGAATGTCTTCGATCCACGGAATCTGGGCGTGCAGGTCGTCGGGCGTTTTTGCGCGGGTGGCTTTGTATTCATCGTACATTTCGTGGCGGAACGTCGGCGTGCGCGAATCGAAAGCCGCGGCGATGTAACGCGGTTTATAGTGCGTAAACACCGCGTGCAGATTTCTGAAAAAACCGAAAAGTGCGGAAATATTTTCCCCGCGGCTGTTTGTCAGCGGCCGCGAAATAAACGCAAAATAACAGCGGTAGATGAGTCCGTACGAATCGAGGATATAGATGGTGTCGTCGTTGAATTCCTGCATAGCCCCATTTTAGCACGGCGGAAAACGGTTTTCAACATTATTTTTTATATAAAAATTTTTCCGGCAATGTTACGCCGAATTCTTTTGCAAGCTGACGAAAACCTTCGGGTTCGATCGTCTGCGATTTATGCTGCGATATGGAATATACTTTTACCGAAATTTCCGCGGCTTTTTCTATCGTATGCATAAGACCGAACGTCGTGTCGAACGTTTCTCCTGCGCAAAAAATACCGTGGTGCGCCCAAATAGCGGCGTCGTAAGTTTCCATGAGCTTGCTCGTTTCGACGGCTATATCACGACCGCCGGGTACCATCCACGGCACTACGCCGATTCCTGACGGGAATACGACGGGACATTCCGTAGCGCTTTCCCACAGTTCACGGGTGAAAATTTCATCTTTCAGCGGCAACACGAACGTAAGTGCAATAACGTTTGTACAGTGTGCGTGATAGATGACGCGGTATGCTCCTCCGCTTAACTTTTTTTTCACTTCGTGATTCATCAAATGAGTCGGCAGTTCGCTCGTCGGCTTTCCTCCGTTACGGAGTCCCCATACGATGCGGAAATTCTTTCCGGTATCGTCTATTTCGATGATACAGATATTCGCTTCCGGATCAAGCGGTATATTACGCATAAATTTTCCGCTTCCGGTTACGAGAAAATATTCACCTGCGAGTGTGCCGACTTCGCATCCGATCGGGAGCCATGCACCGCCGGTATTGAAAAACGCTTTTACTTCATCGATTTCCTCGCTCTTTATGCGATAAGAAAGATTGCCTCCGTTCCGTTCATGCCATCCCAATTCCCAGCCGTCACTGCAGACGCGGATAAACGATTTAATAAATTCAGCTTCCATTATATTCATACGTGTTACCTCTTGATTTGCGCCGCCGTAAGCCATGCGGCTTTGTATGCTTTATAGTCGTTTATTTCGGTTTTTTTAATAGGCACGTGCTCTATTTTAATAAAATCGCCGAGTTCCGTACAGCTCTTACCGGTAAGCGCCATAAGAGCGCTCATAGCGCAGCCTGTTGCGGTAGCTTCTTTCATAGTCGTCAACGCGACGCTGTTCGACGGAAAGATGGAAGAAAGCAACTCATTGTAGAGTCTGTTTTTTCGAAAGCCGCCTTCCGTATATAAAGAGGTTGTATCGGAAAAACCGACGCAGCCGACGCTCGTTTCCGTCTGAATCGCTATGGAAATATCGAGCAGCGCAAAAAAGAGTTTTTCGTTGAAAAAAACTTTCGGAACGGATTTTCCCGACAGCATCTCGTTGAGCGGGTGGAATATACCGTCTTCGTAAATGCCGGCGGCGGAAAGAGGAAAGACGCCTGATTCCGGAAGCACTCCCGGTACAAGGAATACGCGTTTTTCGGAAAGTATTTTCTGTACCGTTTGCATATCGGAAACGGGGAATGCATCCGTTTTATTTATTTTTTGATAAAGCCGTACATACGTGTCGACTTCCATCCCTCCGACAAATATTGCGGTTTTTACAGGCGTATCGAGCGCGCTTCGATTAAAGAATACCGTTTTACCGATGTCATCGGGATTGTAAAAAGATTTTGCGTTTTCCGAAACATCGGGATGCATGCAGACGCACCATGTTCCCGTCGAGTTGAGAATAAAGTCTTTATCGCTGCCGCGCGCGATATACGGCAAAAGCGATGCATTTGAATCGTGAATACCGGCCGTTACGATTACCGATTCGTCGAGTCCGAGCTCTTTTACCGTTTGTGCCGAAATACATCCGAGAGAGCTGCATGTCGGTACATATATTTCGGGCATACGGCTTCGTATTCCCAAGCTGTCTACGACAGTCGACCACGTATGTTCGTTTTGATTCCATAAATACGAATGGCATGCGAGATATGTCGGTTCATACGCTTTTTTACCGGTAAGCCAAAACGACCAATATTGCGGAAAGCCGAGAATTACCGTCGTCCGTGCAAATCGATCGGCAAAATATTTTTGTAAAAATAAAATGCCTTTTGAATAATTCAGCAGCGAAGGAAATTGCGGCGTATATGTTGTTGCCTGCAGCGATTCGGGACTGCCGCATTTTTCATAAAATTCACGATGAAAATCTTCTCCCGGTTCGTAGGTGTAAAAGATACACGGTGCGCATACGGATCCGCGTTCATCGACACAGACAAATGTTGCCCCGTGCGCCGTCACCGATATCGCCCGTACGGGATATTTTTTTGCGAAAAGACGAATGTTTTCAATAAACCATTTTTTCATACCGTCGATATCGTGCGTCGGTATATCGCCGGCGGGACCTTTTATCATAATCGGAGAAAATTCTTTATATACGGATTCCCGCTGTACGAGGTGTTCATCGTAAACCGCGATTTTTTTATTTGTCATACCGATATCGATAACGATAATCGCCTGCTTCATATTATTCAGTGTAGCGTACCGCAGTTTTTTTTACCTTGACAGAACATTCAGCAACTAGGATAATAACTGCAACTCGGTTTATAAGTCTATGTATGGATATGGAAAGGTTAGTTTCAAAAAAATATTGGACGAGAGAAACGCCGTATCATTTTGAATTCCGTAACCCGCAACCCGCTTTTCCGCTGCATTCGCATGATTTTACTGAAATCGTAATCATCTATAACGGTACCGGACTGCACAGAACCCCGCAGCAATCTTTTAAACTGGAAGCGGGCGATGTCGTGTTTATAAAACCGGGTCAAATACACGGATACGATGCCGTCGATAATCTTGTTTTGATGAATATTTTAATAAAGCCGTCGTTTCTTGCCGATAACGTTTTCGGCTTATCAACAGCGCCGGGGTATTCCGATTTATTTTTATCGACGGATTCTATAAAGAGTGAGCCGCAGTCCGTTATTCATTTCAGGCTCAATCGTCTGCAATTGTTTGAAGTGCAGGCGATTTTGGAGTCGATGCAGGAAGAGATCGACAGCCGGCATCTTTTATGGAATATCGAAAATACGATATATCTTTTTCAGCTGTTTATATTATTGCTCCGTATCTACAACAACCCTGCATATCCGGCGACGACTGAAAAAGATGCGTCTGCCGTTGTAAAATATGTTGAAAAAAATTTTAGAGAAAATTTTACGATAAAGCAGCTTATGGAATGTTTT
This Treponema socranskii subsp. buccale DNA region includes the following protein-coding sequences:
- a CDS encoding TRAP transporter large permease, which encodes MLIAILFKMPVSYALGTSSLLVLLYAGIQVTIVPQFSFSGIDSFSFLAIPFYIFAGVIMEYSGISRMLINWIKSFVGRVRGATGLITIFACMAFGVLTGSAMATISAIGKMMVPELKKENYPNAYVSALLAATCFLGILIPPSVPGIMYSLASGSKISEIWMATIGPAIIFAVGYCLVNYFRIARLQTKLGKTDITFSVRLRDIVKTTVFAFPALLMPIIIYGSIYGGFCTVTEAGAVSCVYGIIYYIVIKFILKKKINITFFKMCAIAGAATAVIGLLNAFSQVAGKVMTVVGISNFLSHIITSNISSRVGFLIMINVLFLFMGTFMDINATILIMTPLLLPVAQTYGISPLHFGTILIVNMCVGFLTPPFAVGIFVSTKIANATFGETVKEAIPFILVGLVAIIVTTACPGFINFFVQLFA
- a CDS encoding TRAP transporter small permease; the protein is MSLFMKFAKKLNDGMIGIETIILGIITAFLVACIFIEVVCRYFFFISVPWAEELTRYLFIWLTYIGSAYAVYYGQHTEIDILQQVFDKSKDPIRTGGTKFITYAAIISTFAFQLIFAKIFWDYMMKIFSTVQTSPTMHIPMGLIYLPVFIGTVMAALHCFYMFLVEVTDSEDKKRQMEFSDNKL
- the dctP gene encoding TRAP transporter substrate-binding protein; translation: MKNVCKLGVLAFSTAMIVGSLAGCGKKSGNAATSANAVTFTVTADVTGDRAPYVEQFAELVQKKTNGRYVGNIIAAGSLGTGADAAQMLHMGTLDVLMSDDMTMDGVLDGKLGFAWLPGLVSDNEDARKVYDHGWIADQVADIMAQNQLIRISSYCNGFRQVGNIKRSVTEMADLKGMKIRTPSVASVVSFYEKCGALPVMISGSEVLNALQTGTVDGLDNAVFNYTNQGITDVIKHITELNYCYSGGCFLAGEPFWNKLSDDDKEIFKECAQKVSDDFTIFFNGKTRKLMDDGVKSGQWTVDQPSDDMKAQLQNIYKQIWDESVEKYGHDIMDPIISGDYKKAK
- the coaE gene encoding dephospho-CoA kinase (Dephospho-CoA kinase (CoaE) performs the final step in coenzyme A biosynthesis.), producing the protein MIICITGPMAAGKNAAAKLLEKRGWLCIDADALVHEAIESEADKIIRTFSQDAQKRGIDIVRSDGSVDRRSLGKLVFSDASLLAKQEAIVYPAIEKCAMQKIDSHEAKNIALNAAVLYKTPTLMHMCRAILYVEAPFLVRLLRAKKRDGDAVRAICKRFRAQRGLYRSYEQTGIPIVKLRNALSLSALERNTEKALRCIEGLKVPLK
- the polA gene encoding DNA polymerase I is translated as MQEFNDDTIYILDSYGLIYRCYFAFISRPLTNSRGENISALFGFFRNLHAVFTHYKPRYIAAAFDSRTPTFRHEMYDEYKATRAKTPDDLHAQIPWIEDILASLGIPILQCDGYEADDIIATVAAKAAASGRTCRILSGDKDLMQLVNGTTQILKPDTALIWKAIDSNGVKAEWGVLPEQMLDLLSLIGDASDNVPGVKGVGPKTACKYIDAYGNLDNIFAHADEIKGAAGEKLRAGKDDAYFSQKLIKLCYDVPCVKNLEDAIPPVSFDFNAAAEKLSFYEAPTVAKSYAALAAENGSTGIETDEARKASAAKKGAHPARKNEASAEDEENGRTKYESSEQEPDTEEVPMLKPLTKNKGEYRAVTDIEELKKIVDGIIASKEKCAAFDCETDSLDTMSASLVGFSLCTIPGKAVYVPLVLTDALFSGPLISKQDALVQIARLFTDKDITVVMHNGKFDYEVLRTNGIALKGGDYPSPSCKIADTMVAAWLLDPDKTGGASYALEYLAERKLSLSGIEYDDIVPKGGSFADVPLDKAADYGAEDADFTLQLWHLFRERLEKNKLLNLFTDVEMKLLPILAEMELRGIHVNTKALDKYDAELTGEIETVQKEIYEIVGHEFNIASPKQLQEILFEELKLPHGKKTKTGYSTDTTVLEELSAYHPVPQKILTYREKTKLQSTYVEALPKLCDKNKRLHTNYMQTGTATGRLSSRDPNLQNIPVRNEDGRRIRSAFTALPNTHLISADYSQIELVVLAHLSGDKNMCKAFSEGVDIHRATASLLFSTPPEKVTADERRIAKTINFGIIYGMSAFRLARDLGISRTQAASFIEHYFTQYSSIRHFIDSTISFAETHGYVETIFGRRRKIININSKNKTEKAAAERIAVNTPVQGSAADIVKQAMLDVDAALRKEKNGARLLLQVHDELIFECPSEKSVLDATIDMIRNKMESAVKLSVPLRVSIEAGKNWGAFH
- the rhaD gene encoding rhamnulose-1-phosphate aldolase, whose amino-acid sequence is MNIMEAEFIKSFIRVCSDGWELGWHERNGGNLSYRIKSEEIDEVKAFFNTGGAWLPIGCEVGTLAGEYFLVTGSGKFMRNIPLDPEANICIIEIDDTGKNFRIVWGLRNGGKPTSELPTHLMNHEVKKKLSGGAYRVIYHAHCTNVIALTFVLPLKDEIFTRELWESATECPVVFPSGIGVVPWMVPGGRDIAVETSKLMETYDAAIWAHHGIFCAGETFDTTFGLMHTIEKAAEISVKVYSISQHKSQTIEPEGFRQLAKEFGVTLPEKFLYKK
- a CDS encoding FGGY family carbohydrate kinase codes for the protein MKQAIIVIDIGMTNKKIAVYDEHLVQRESVYKEFSPIMIKGPAGDIPTHDIDGMKKWFIENIRLFAKKYPVRAISVTAHGATFVCVDERGSVCAPCIFYTYEPGEDFHREFYEKCGSPESLQATTYTPQFPSLLNYSKGILFLQKYFADRFARTTVILGFPQYWSFWLTGKKAYEPTYLACHSYLWNQNEHTWSTVVDSLGIRSRMPEIYVPTCSSLGCISAQTVKELGLDESVIVTAGIHDSNASLLPYIARGSDKDFILNSTGTWCVCMHPDVSENAKSFYNPDDIGKTVFFNRSALDTPVKTAIFVGGMEVDTYVRLYQKINKTDAFPVSDMQTVQKILSEKRVFLVPGVLPESGVFPLSAAGIYEDGIFHPLNEMLSGKSVPKVFFNEKLFFALLDISIAIQTETSVGCVGFSDTTSLYTEGGFRKNRLYNELLSSIFPSNSVALTTMKEATATGCAMSALMALTGKSCTELGDFIKIEHVPIKKTEINDYKAYKAAWLTAAQIKR
- a CDS encoding helix-turn-helix domain-containing protein translates to MDMERLVSKKYWTRETPYHFEFRNPQPAFPLHSHDFTEIVIIYNGTGLHRTPQQSFKLEAGDVVFIKPGQIHGYDAVDNLVLMNILIKPSFLADNVFGLSTAPGYSDLFLSTDSIKSEPQSVIHFRLNRLQLFEVQAILESMQEEIDSRHLLWNIENTIYLFQLFILLLRIYNNPAYPATTEKDASAVVKYVEKNFRENFTIKQLMECFNMSESTVLRTFKRVTGYSASEYQMRRRMLVAMDELASTDKSVTQIAYDMGFNDSNYFSRSFRRFTGITPTAYRKRFSKK